A single Klebsiella variicola DNA region contains:
- a CDS encoding LysR family transcriptional regulator, with protein MDKIHAMQLFIRVADLESFSRAAETLALPKGSVSRQIQALESHLGVRLLHRTTRRVQLTQDGMVYYERAKDLLSNLDELDGMFQHDPASISGRLRVDMPVGFAKKLVIPHLPTFLQQYPGIELELSSSDRLVDVIREGFDCVVRVGALKDSGLIARPLGKLTQINCASPDYLARFGYPQSLEDLADHALIHYASTLGVRPPGFEVVIDGAVRWIKTGGILTVNSTETYQAACIAGLGIIQVPRTGVREALRAGDLTEILPQYRAEPLPVSLIYPHRRNLSRRVHLFMEWLGGLMKAYVD; from the coding sequence ATGGATAAAATTCATGCAATGCAGTTATTCATTCGCGTAGCGGATCTGGAGAGTTTTTCCCGCGCCGCCGAGACCCTGGCGCTGCCGAAAGGCAGCGTCTCGCGGCAGATTCAGGCCCTGGAAAGCCATCTTGGCGTGCGGCTCCTGCACCGCACTACCCGCCGGGTTCAGCTCACCCAGGATGGGATGGTCTACTATGAACGGGCAAAGGATCTGCTGAGCAACCTCGATGAACTGGACGGCATGTTCCAGCACGATCCGGCGAGCATCAGCGGCCGGCTGCGGGTGGATATGCCGGTCGGTTTTGCTAAAAAACTGGTGATCCCTCATCTGCCGACTTTTTTACAGCAGTATCCGGGCATCGAACTGGAGCTGAGCAGCAGCGATCGGCTGGTGGACGTGATCCGCGAGGGGTTTGACTGCGTGGTACGCGTCGGCGCGCTCAAAGACTCAGGGCTTATCGCCCGCCCACTGGGCAAGCTGACGCAAATTAACTGCGCCAGCCCGGACTACCTTGCGCGATTTGGCTATCCGCAATCCCTTGAGGATCTGGCGGATCATGCCCTGATCCACTACGCCAGCACCCTCGGGGTCCGTCCCCCCGGCTTTGAGGTGGTGATCGATGGCGCGGTGCGCTGGATAAAAACCGGCGGCATATTGACAGTCAACAGCACGGAAACCTATCAGGCAGCCTGTATCGCCGGGCTGGGGATCATTCAGGTGCCACGCACCGGCGTGCGCGAGGCGTTACGCGCCGGCGACCTGACGGAGATCCTGCCCCAGTACCGCGCCGAGCCGCTGCCGGTCTCGCTTATCTACCCCCATCGGCGCAATCTCTCCCGTCGCGTACATCTGTTTATGGAATGGCTGGGCGGGCTGATGAAAGCGTATGTCGATTGA